A section of the Branchiostoma lanceolatum isolate klBraLanc5 chromosome 19, klBraLanc5.hap2, whole genome shotgun sequence genome encodes:
- the LOC136425321 gene encoding uncharacterized protein isoform X3 has protein sequence MKVYTCTLLVVVLMVVAKGSSAAEYKGCYVKNYGDPYFPYSLVDRKMSNDMCVQHCKAQGKAYAATKSVRCGCGTEEHVAEMTKAADERQCSYNCKAGGGKCGGYARLSVYSTAQEKRMLNLREVLGDLTDTLEKQENAYKREMGETGDFEEEMREMEDMVAADMFEECGVTLTAIVMIAHLKSYLTCKG, from the exons ATGAAGGTTTACACTTGCACGCTGCTTGTTGTGGTACTTATGGTGGTGGCGAAGGGAAGCTCGGCTGCGGAGTACAAGGGGTGCTATGTGAAGAATTACGGAGACCCATACTTCCCGTACAGCTTGGTGGACCGAAAGATGAGCAACGACATGTGCGTTCAGCACTGTAAGGCACAGGGAAAGGCTTATGCAG CAACCAAAAGTGTTCGATGCGGCTGCGGTACTGAGGAACACGTGGCAGAAATGACTAAAGCTGCAGATGAACGCCAGTGCTCCTACAACTGTAAGGCAGGCGGGGGGAAATGCGGAGGCTACGCTAGGCTGTCGGTGTACAGCACCGCCCAAG AAAAGCGCATGCTGAACTTGAGGGAGGTTCTGGGCGACTTGACCGACACCTTGGAGAAACAGGAGAACGCCTACAAACGGGAGATGGGCGAGACTGGAGAC tttgaagaagaaatgaGGGAGATGGAAGACATGGTGGCCGCTGATATGTTTGAAGAATGTGGAGTAACACTAACAGCCATTGTTATGATAGCACACCTTAAAAGCTACCTTACCTGCAAGGGTTAA
- the LOC136425321 gene encoding uncharacterized protein isoform X1 translates to MKVYTCTLLVVVLMVVAKGSSAAEYKGCYVKNYGDPYFPYSLVDRKMSNDMCVQHCKAQGKAYAATKSVRCGCGTEEHVAEMTKAADERQCSYNCKAGGGKCGGYARLSVYSTAQAAKNNLLAKKWREDLRCGQGYPAEDGTPAECDPSGKYPCCSPANWCGNTANHCDCPDCVNYRNIEKRMLNLREVLGDLTDTLEKQENAYKREMGETGDFEEEMREMEDMVAADMFEECGVTLTAIVMIAHLKSYLTCKG, encoded by the exons ATGAAGGTTTACACTTGCACGCTGCTTGTTGTGGTACTTATGGTGGTGGCGAAGGGAAGCTCGGCTGCGGAGTACAAGGGGTGCTATGTGAAGAATTACGGAGACCCATACTTCCCGTACAGCTTGGTGGACCGAAAGATGAGCAACGACATGTGCGTTCAGCACTGTAAGGCACAGGGAAAGGCTTATGCAG CAACCAAAAGTGTTCGATGCGGCTGCGGTACTGAGGAACACGTGGCAGAAATGACTAAAGCTGCAGATGAACGCCAGTGCTCCTACAACTGTAAGGCAGGCGGGGGGAAATGCGGAGGCTACGCTAGGCTGTCGGTGTACAGCACCGCCCAAG CTGCTAAGAACAACCTCCTTGCTAAGAAGTGGCGTGAGGATCTCCGTTGCGGACAGGGCTACCCCGCTGAAGACGGTACTCCTGCTGAATGCGACCCTAGCGGGAAATACCCGTGCTGCTCCCCGGCAAACTGGTGCGGCAACACGGCAAACCACTGCGACTGTCCGGATTGTGTCAACTACAGAAACATAG AAAAGCGCATGCTGAACTTGAGGGAGGTTCTGGGCGACTTGACCGACACCTTGGAGAAACAGGAGAACGCCTACAAACGGGAGATGGGCGAGACTGGAGAC tttgaagaagaaatgaGGGAGATGGAAGACATGGTGGCCGCTGATATGTTTGAAGAATGTGGAGTAACACTAACAGCCATTGTTATGATAGCACACCTTAAAAGCTACCTTACCTGCAAGGGTTAA
- the LOC136425321 gene encoding uncharacterized protein isoform X2, protein MKVYTCTLLVVVLMVVAKGSSAAEYKGCYVKNYGDPYFPYSLVDRKMSNDMCVQHCKAQGKAYAATKSVRCGCGTEEHVAEMTKAADERQCSYNCKAGGGKCGGYARLSVYSTAQAAKNNLLAKKWREDLRCGQGYPAEDGTPAECDPSGKYPCCSPANWCGNTANHCDCPDCVNYRNIEKRMLNLREVLGDLTDTLEKQENAYKREMGETGDMEADDMFEDAE, encoded by the exons ATGAAGGTTTACACTTGCACGCTGCTTGTTGTGGTACTTATGGTGGTGGCGAAGGGAAGCTCGGCTGCGGAGTACAAGGGGTGCTATGTGAAGAATTACGGAGACCCATACTTCCCGTACAGCTTGGTGGACCGAAAGATGAGCAACGACATGTGCGTTCAGCACTGTAAGGCACAGGGAAAGGCTTATGCAG CAACCAAAAGTGTTCGATGCGGCTGCGGTACTGAGGAACACGTGGCAGAAATGACTAAAGCTGCAGATGAACGCCAGTGCTCCTACAACTGTAAGGCAGGCGGGGGGAAATGCGGAGGCTACGCTAGGCTGTCGGTGTACAGCACCGCCCAAG CTGCTAAGAACAACCTCCTTGCTAAGAAGTGGCGTGAGGATCTCCGTTGCGGACAGGGCTACCCCGCTGAAGACGGTACTCCTGCTGAATGCGACCCTAGCGGGAAATACCCGTGCTGCTCCCCGGCAAACTGGTGCGGCAACACGGCAAACCACTGCGACTGTCCGGATTGTGTCAACTACAGAAACATAG AAAAGCGCATGCTGAACTTGAGGGAGGTTCTGGGCGACTTGACCGACACCTTGGAGAAACAGGAGAACGCCTACAAACGGGAGATGGGCGAGACTGGAGACATGGAGGCTGATGATATGTTTGAAGATGCGGAGTAA